Proteins encoded in a region of the Leguminivora glycinivorella isolate SPB_JAAS2020 chromosome 23, LegGlyc_1.1, whole genome shotgun sequence genome:
- the LOC125238426 gene encoding flocculation protein FLO11-like isoform X6: MLGEKTLIPGETAPCPEHTRRKARSNFPLLCASDENPAEINMRRKNYEDISRKRQNIPLRKRKPPLRKQITPLPRKSTPSPKQNIETRNQHKQLLDAAVSLVIDNKKKMDSPFRKYIGEILEQVASPQREIAEKLFSDVLFLARTNRLNFESKIQVNHSEDHHNHVPHLNIPPHYLQPQLSPEVVHQSPNSNDHSLAPHVHYRYNHAARVMQQASSPEVSPSINHNQTQPVHSLPSFDSTPITTHQPLDYSQSFDTCRVIYHHTQATQTPTPAQTNTPLVTYPCHIPITCPIHHTRSPLTPTQTPIPNTSQSVHLWEKKLNTYLTHHNQPSPTRDYQRVSFSYSTQHFTFFPTPTQTPAPQASLTLHHSRIMPSSKPVFEPPTIPAQMQFPQTSPSLSLYLPQTTPSSRPAFKSTSIPTFHMFQAKPTKIPGYFQTSTRRSPDGPPYFRPLQYTTTSPREIIRFPIHSKHKSFLPILSTYSSFYSLVSDPLKTRIPYVHVPESKLFEATTESSDEDDDVEEKPNVLDDMIVYSDPVHEVFKKLSIA; this comes from the coding sequence gATGAAAACCCAGCCGAAATTAATATGCGAAGAAAAAACTACGAGGATATATCAAGGAAAAGGCAAAATATTCCATTACGAAAGCGAAAACCTCCTCTACGAAAGCAAATTACTCCATTGCCAAGGAAGAGCACTCCGTCTCCGAAGCAGAATATTGAAACAAGGAACCAACATAAACAGTTACTAGATGCGGCGGTGAGCTTAGTGATAGATAACAAAAAGAAAATGGATTCGCCCTTTCGAAAATACATTGGAGAAATATTAGAACAAGTCGCGTCTCCACAGCGAGAAATAGCCGAAAAGCTTTTCTCTGACGTGCTTTTTCTCGCCAGAACAAATAGATTAAACTTTGAATCAAAAATACAAGTTAATCATAGTGAAGATCATCACAACCATGTTCCGCATTTAAATATCCCTCCCCATTACCTACAACCTCAATTATCGCCCGAAGTTGTCCATCAGTCACCTAACTCCAATGACCACAGTCTAGCGCCTCACGTGCACTACCGTTACAATCATGCTGCACGAGTTATGCAACAAGCTTCTTCACCTGAAGTATCTCCATCTATTAATCACAATCAAACTCAACCTGTACATTCTTTGCCATCCTTTGATTCCACGCCTATTACCACACATCAACCTTTGGATTACTCGCAATCCTTTGATACCTGCCGAGTCATATATCATCACACACAGGCGACTCAGACACCGACTCCAGCGCAAACGAATACTCCGCTAGTCACCTATCCCTGTCATATTCCTATCACCTGTCCAATTCATCACACACGGTCACCTCTAACACCCACTCAAACACCAATACCCAATACCTCGCAATCTGTTCATCTCTgggaaaaaaaacttaatacctATTTAACTCATCACAACCAGCCATCTCCGACGAGGGATTATCAACGCGTGTCTTTTTCCTATTCAACTCAACATTTCACATTTTTTCCGACTCCGACTCAAACGCCAGCCCCGCAAGCCTCGCTAACCCTTCATCACTCCCGAATTATGCCGAGTAGCAAACCAGTATTCGAGCCACCAACAATTCCGGCTCAAATGCAATTTCCGCAAACCTCGCCCTCACTATCTCTTTATCTCCCCCAAACTACACCTAGTAGCCGTCCAGCCTTCAAGTCAACGTCGATTCCTACATTTCATATGTTCCAAGCCAAACCCACCAAAATACCTGGTTACTTCCAAACATCGACTCGGCGATCTCCAGATGGTCCTCCATACTTCCGTCCCTTACAATACACGACTACGTCGCCTCGCGAAATAATAAGATTTCCGATTCACAGCAAACACAAATCGTTTCTTCCTATTTTATCCACATATTCTTCCTTTTATAGCCTAGTTTCAGATCCTCTAAAAACGCGAATCCCTTACGTTCATGTACCTGAATCTAAATTGTTTGAAGCTACCACCGAAAGTTCTGACGAAGACGACGATGTGGAGGAAAAGCCAAATGTTCTCGACGATATGATCGTGTATTCGGATCCAGTGCATGAAGTGTTTAAAAAATTGTCGATtgcttaa
- the LOC125238426 gene encoding uncharacterized protein LOC125238426 isoform X7, with protein sequence MRRKNYEDISRKRQNIPLRKRKPPLRKQITPLPRKSTPSPKQNIETRNQHKQLLDAAVSLVIDNKKKMDSPFRKYIGEILEQVASPQREIAEKLFSDVLFLARTNRLNFESKIQVNHSEDHHNHVPHLNIPPHYLQPQLSPEVVHQSPNSNDHSLAPHVHYRYNHAARVMQQASSPEVSPSINHNQTQPVHSLPSFDSTPITTHQPLDYSQSFDTCRVIYHHTQATQTPTPAQTNTPLVTYPCHIPITCPIHHTRSPLTPTQTPIPNTSQSVHLWEKKLNTYLTHHNQPSPTRDYQRVSFSYSTQHFTFFPTPTQTPAPQASLTLHHSRIMPSSKPVFEPPTIPAQMQFPQTSPSLSLYLPQTTPSSRPAFKSTSIPTFHMFQAKPTKIPGYFQTSTRRSPDGPPYFRPLQYTTTSPREIIRFPIHSKHKSFLPILSTYSSFYSLVSDPLKTRIPYVHVPESKLFEATTESSDEDDDVEEKPNVLDDMIVYSDPVHEVFKKLSIA encoded by the coding sequence ATGCGAAGAAAAAACTACGAGGATATATCAAGGAAAAGGCAAAATATTCCATTACGAAAGCGAAAACCTCCTCTACGAAAGCAAATTACTCCATTGCCAAGGAAGAGCACTCCGTCTCCGAAGCAGAATATTGAAACAAGGAACCAACATAAACAGTTACTAGATGCGGCGGTGAGCTTAGTGATAGATAACAAAAAGAAAATGGATTCGCCCTTTCGAAAATACATTGGAGAAATATTAGAACAAGTCGCGTCTCCACAGCGAGAAATAGCCGAAAAGCTTTTCTCTGACGTGCTTTTTCTCGCCAGAACAAATAGATTAAACTTTGAATCAAAAATACAAGTTAATCATAGTGAAGATCATCACAACCATGTTCCGCATTTAAATATCCCTCCCCATTACCTACAACCTCAATTATCGCCCGAAGTTGTCCATCAGTCACCTAACTCCAATGACCACAGTCTAGCGCCTCACGTGCACTACCGTTACAATCATGCTGCACGAGTTATGCAACAAGCTTCTTCACCTGAAGTATCTCCATCTATTAATCACAATCAAACTCAACCTGTACATTCTTTGCCATCCTTTGATTCCACGCCTATTACCACACATCAACCTTTGGATTACTCGCAATCCTTTGATACCTGCCGAGTCATATATCATCACACACAGGCGACTCAGACACCGACTCCAGCGCAAACGAATACTCCGCTAGTCACCTATCCCTGTCATATTCCTATCACCTGTCCAATTCATCACACACGGTCACCTCTAACACCCACTCAAACACCAATACCCAATACCTCGCAATCTGTTCATCTCTgggaaaaaaaacttaatacctATTTAACTCATCACAACCAGCCATCTCCGACGAGGGATTATCAACGCGTGTCTTTTTCCTATTCAACTCAACATTTCACATTTTTTCCGACTCCGACTCAAACGCCAGCCCCGCAAGCCTCGCTAACCCTTCATCACTCCCGAATTATGCCGAGTAGCAAACCAGTATTCGAGCCACCAACAATTCCGGCTCAAATGCAATTTCCGCAAACCTCGCCCTCACTATCTCTTTATCTCCCCCAAACTACACCTAGTAGCCGTCCAGCCTTCAAGTCAACGTCGATTCCTACATTTCATATGTTCCAAGCCAAACCCACCAAAATACCTGGTTACTTCCAAACATCGACTCGGCGATCTCCAGATGGTCCTCCATACTTCCGTCCCTTACAATACACGACTACGTCGCCTCGCGAAATAATAAGATTTCCGATTCACAGCAAACACAAATCGTTTCTTCCTATTTTATCCACATATTCTTCCTTTTATAGCCTAGTTTCAGATCCTCTAAAAACGCGAATCCCTTACGTTCATGTACCTGAATCTAAATTGTTTGAAGCTACCACCGAAAGTTCTGACGAAGACGACGATGTGGAGGAAAAGCCAAATGTTCTCGACGATATGATCGTGTATTCGGATCCAGTGCATGAAGTGTTTAAAAAATTGTCGATtgcttaa